A region of uncultured Desulfobacter sp. DNA encodes the following proteins:
- a CDS encoding iron ABC transporter permease has protein sequence MAVEKKSDILFQYEQFTRRKIFIILVMIVGCVAIAICNVVIGAYDMTLGDLLYTLVHPSDTENKFHVIVWIIRMPPAVAGILAGSALGLAGATMQTILHNPLASPYTLGVSAGAGVGASMAIILGVSSFSFLGSYLIPTFAFIFALLACTGIYFFAKIKNFTSVVMILAGIGMNFLFQAVQMFMQYMASAEELQSAMFWLFGSLHRADWNNLAILFAVFVICFILIYVNSWKLTAMQLGDEKARALGIRVEKIRMLMFVLISLVTATAVAFVGTIGFIGIVGPHIARMLVGEDQRFFIPVSCASGTFILSVAGLASKVVVPGTLFPVGILTALLGVPFFFLLILTRKRGERVA, from the coding sequence ATGGCTGTAGAAAAAAAATCTGATATTTTATTTCAATACGAACAATTTACCCGCCGAAAGATATTTATCATCCTGGTTATGATTGTTGGTTGCGTTGCCATTGCGATATGTAATGTTGTAATAGGTGCATATGACATGACTTTAGGCGATCTGCTTTATACGCTTGTTCATCCGTCGGATACGGAAAACAAGTTTCACGTGATTGTCTGGATAATTCGGATGCCGCCTGCGGTAGCAGGAATTCTTGCCGGCAGCGCACTGGGACTTGCCGGTGCGACAATGCAGACAATTCTCCACAACCCGCTTGCAAGCCCCTACACGCTTGGTGTATCTGCAGGCGCAGGGGTGGGTGCATCGATGGCTATCATTCTCGGCGTGAGTTCTTTTTCGTTTCTTGGGAGCTATCTTATCCCAACGTTTGCTTTTATTTTTGCGCTCTTGGCATGCACCGGTATATATTTTTTCGCAAAGATTAAAAACTTCACATCAGTGGTCATGATACTTGCCGGTATTGGAATGAACTTTTTATTTCAGGCAGTACAGATGTTTATGCAGTATATGGCTTCGGCCGAGGAACTGCAATCGGCGATGTTTTGGCTTTTTGGGAGCCTACACCGTGCAGACTGGAACAACCTTGCGATTCTCTTTGCTGTATTTGTCATCTGCTTTATCCTGATATATGTCAACAGCTGGAAATTGACTGCGATGCAGTTGGGAGATGAGAAAGCAAGAGCATTGGGAATACGCGTGGAAAAAATACGGATGCTGATGTTTGTATTGATCTCTCTTGTCACAGCTACGGCGGTCGCGTTTGTCGGCACCATCGGCTTTATCGGCATCGTCGGCCCGCATATTGCCAGAATGCTTGTAGGAGAAGACCAGAGATTTTTCATTCCCGTGTCCTGTGCCAGCGGCACGTTCATACTGTCCGTGGCGGGTCTGGCGTCCAAGGTGGTCGTGCCGGGGACGCTCTTCCCTGTAGGTATTCTGACTGCTTTACTGGGCGTACCCTTCTTTTTCCTTTTGATTCTCACAAGAAAGAGAGGTGAGAGGGTTGCTTGA
- a CDS encoding ABC transporter ATP-binding protein: MLDVNQLNFSYGTEPVLKDISFSAKPGTITSVIGPNGAGKTTLLLCISRMLSFQGRVHIDGISLTAMPYQKFVSLLSYLAQDTSCIAELNVFEIILLGILQHLSFRITEEEKQKVESIMDLLGIRQFAHRRMTELSGGQRQLVFIAQTLVKEPKILVLDEPTSALDLNRQFKLMNLIQKITRERQLITLVTLHNLDIASKYSDCIVTLNNGIVYSVGRPEESFHERMLTDVYSVSAEIYRDQSGVLHVIALQDLKKNSQQKGGYGE, from the coding sequence TTGCTTGATGTAAATCAATTGAATTTTTCATATGGCACAGAGCCTGTTCTGAAAGACATCAGCTTTTCAGCAAAACCAGGAACCATCACCTCTGTCATCGGTCCAAACGGCGCAGGGAAAACAACATTGTTACTTTGCATTTCCAGGATGCTCTCATTTCAGGGCCGTGTCCACATAGATGGCATCAGTCTCACTGCGATGCCGTACCAGAAATTTGTATCCCTGCTGAGTTATCTTGCGCAGGATACATCATGCATCGCCGAATTGAATGTATTTGAGATCATTCTGCTTGGAATTTTACAGCATCTGTCCTTCCGCATCACCGAGGAAGAAAAACAAAAGGTGGAATCCATTATGGATCTACTGGGGATACGGCAATTCGCACACCGCAGGATGACTGAGCTTTCCGGCGGGCAGCGCCAGCTTGTATTCATTGCACAAACACTTGTTAAAGAACCAAAAATACTGGTGCTGGATGAACCTACCAGTGCCTTGGATTTAAACCGACAGTTCAAGCTGATGAACCTGATTCAAAAGATCACCAGGGAAAGGCAGCTGATCACATTGGTAACGCTGCACAATTTGGACATCGCATCAAAATATTCAGACTGTATTGTTACGTTGAACAACGGCATCGTTTACAGCGTAGGTAGGCCGGAAGAAAGTTTTCATGAACGAATGCTGACCGATGTTTACAGCGTGTCGGCAGAAATATATAGGGATCAATCGGGCGTGTTGCATGTTATTGCATTGCAGGATCTTAAAAAAAATTCTCAACAGAAAGGGGGTTATGGTGAATAA
- a CDS encoding ABC transporter substrate-binding protein, translated as MVNKKLLPLLLTIVMVISLAACSDSRDSVQTEASANLAQSESPRKTDVAAEVSVAEENLSFDITDLAGNTVHFEKPIEKAYINVPGGAFFTMCGLFGKGVSDHIACWDNGLKNWPDFYKQFNAKMPSLAFIPIVGDVYADKLNVEAVIASGAEAAIFPLMNYNFKGVFDKLVPQLEAAGIQVICTDFHSETLESTKKSIEIIGQLFGEKARAKEISDFFESQVSDIFSCVDVLLQQGAERPMIYIEYGGKGPDEYGPSYSNNVTWGSISHMVGGTSLYADSDTNYPKVNPEFLLKSDPDIIVIVGGNWGTPESMVMGFDATEESIAKTLEAYCARPGWNALTAVKERKVHVICNTLSRNIFSFSCYQHLAKAVWPDKFGDIDANATLKEYFEHFIPIELSGVWFYDMQ; from the coding sequence ATGGTGAATAAAAAATTATTACCATTATTGTTAACAATAGTAATGGTAATATCACTTGCGGCATGCTCTGATTCTCGTGACAGCGTGCAAACGGAGGCAAGCGCAAATCTGGCGCAAAGCGAATCTCCTCGGAAAACAGATGTGGCCGCAGAGGTATCCGTCGCGGAGGAGAATCTCTCATTTGATATCACTGATTTGGCCGGAAACACTGTTCACTTTGAAAAGCCCATTGAAAAGGCATATATTAATGTGCCGGGTGGCGCATTCTTCACCATGTGCGGATTGTTCGGCAAAGGAGTCTCCGATCATATTGCCTGCTGGGACAATGGTCTCAAAAATTGGCCGGATTTTTATAAGCAATTCAATGCGAAGATGCCTTCTCTGGCATTCATACCGATTGTCGGCGACGTTTATGCTGATAAGCTTAATGTTGAGGCTGTGATTGCCAGCGGTGCGGAAGCCGCGATCTTTCCGTTAATGAATTATAATTTCAAAGGCGTTTTCGACAAGTTAGTACCGCAGCTGGAAGCAGCCGGAATACAGGTTATTTGCACCGATTTTCATTCGGAAACATTAGAGTCGACCAAGAAATCCATAGAGATTATCGGACAGCTTTTCGGGGAGAAGGCGCGGGCAAAAGAGATCTCCGATTTTTTTGAATCGCAGGTAAGTGATATATTTTCATGCGTCGATGTTCTATTACAGCAGGGAGCGGAACGACCGATGATCTATATAGAGTATGGGGGAAAAGGACCGGATGAATACGGACCTTCGTACTCCAATAATGTAACATGGGGAAGCATTTCCCATATGGTCGGTGGCACAAGCCTGTATGCCGACAGCGATACCAATTATCCTAAAGTTAACCCGGAATTCTTACTGAAGAGTGATCCAGATATCATCGTTATTGTCGGCGGAAACTGGGGCACTCCGGAATCGATGGTTATGGGGTTCGATGCCACAGAGGAGAGCATCGCAAAAACTCTGGAAGCTTATTGCGCACGTCCAGGCTGGAATGCCCTGACGGCGGTAAAGGAACGCAAAGTCCATGTTATTTGTAACACACTTTCAAGGAATATTTTCAGTTTTAGCTGCTATCAGCATCTGGCAAAGGCGGTATGGCCCGACAAGTTTGGCGATATTGATGCCAACGCCACGTTAAAAGAGTATTTCGAACATTTTATACCGATAGAATTATCAGGGGTATGGTTTTATGACATGCAGTAA
- a CDS encoding class I SAM-dependent methyltransferase: MMMDINTIKQVFSEYWSVRAPSYSEDMSSMDKYDEWKSELQQRIESRYPEKKPDEIKILELGAGHGYFTAILVELGYSVTAVDMAPGMLAEAKKNYVQFASRIQFMEMNAEELSFEDGAFDVVFSRFLTWLLPRPEQAYSEWTRVLKPGGLMLTYDTMQMKQRNPDNKDTSAKKEENPYRAKLLEKTGMREELYDNLIDLSNELEIGYLKRPEWDITILTELGVDASSEDVIRLSAIESESKEDDADGNKTSIMSPLILVKGIKK; this comes from the coding sequence ATGATGATGGATATAAATACAATCAAGCAAGTTTTTTCTGAATATTGGTCTGTCCGTGCACCGAGCTATTCTGAAGACATGAGCAGTATGGATAAATATGATGAATGGAAATCAGAGCTTCAGCAGCGTATTGAAAGTCGTTATCCCGAAAAAAAACCGGATGAGATCAAGATTCTGGAGTTGGGAGCCGGTCACGGATATTTTACGGCGATTCTGGTTGAACTGGGGTATTCTGTGACAGCGGTGGATATGGCACCCGGCATGCTGGCAGAGGCAAAGAAAAACTATGTGCAGTTTGCCAGTCGCATTCAATTTATGGAGATGAATGCAGAAGAACTGTCGTTTGAGGACGGAGCCTTTGATGTGGTATTTTCCCGCTTTCTGACCTGGCTTCTACCGCGACCGGAGCAGGCTTATAGCGAATGGACGCGCGTATTAAAACCCGGCGGTTTGATGCTGACCTATGACACGATGCAGATGAAACAAAGAAATCCTGACAATAAAGATACATCTGCAAAAAAAGAGGAAAACCCTTACCGAGCTAAATTACTAGAAAAAACGGGTATGAGGGAAGAATTATACGACAACCTGATTGACCTCAGTAATGAATTGGAGATAGGTTATTTAAAGCGTCCGGAGTGGGATATTACAATATTGACGGAACTCGGGGTCGATGCGTCATCAGAGGATGTAATAAGGCTTAGTGCTATCGAGAGCGAGTCAAAAGAAGACGATGCAGATGGGAACAAAACCTCCATTATGTCTCCCCTGATTCTGGTTAAGGGAATCAAAAAATGA
- a CDS encoding radical SAM protein, whose translation MNESRPGVCSKVLTPAGAADRAASYLQAHPETSVVGFAGPGDPLANEETFETMALLAERDVHPLLCLSTNGLYLPENIQRLTDLGVQYLTVTVNAASLETAEQIYPWVNYHGNLLHGREAARLLMDGQQTGIRKAAEAGFHIKVNMVLLDGINTDEVLTLAKLLSSWGAERMNINSVINVTGQDFIHPVHPVEVRRLREEASKYIPQMRTCAQCRADAAGIPGAELTTK comes from the coding sequence ATGAACGAATCGCGTCCGGGTGTCTGCAGCAAGGTGCTAACACCTGCGGGCGCGGCGGACAGGGCTGCTTCCTATCTGCAAGCACATCCTGAAACCAGTGTGGTCGGTTTTGCGGGACCCGGTGATCCGCTGGCAAATGAGGAGACATTTGAAACGATGGCACTGCTTGCGGAACGCGATGTCCATCCACTCCTCTGCCTGAGCACGAACGGCCTGTATCTTCCGGAAAATATACAGCGTCTTACGGATCTTGGCGTACAGTATCTGACGGTCACGGTCAACGCCGCTTCGCTGGAGACCGCTGAACAGATTTATCCCTGGGTCAATTATCACGGAAACTTGCTTCATGGAAGGGAAGCAGCGCGTCTATTGATGGACGGACAGCAGACGGGGATTCGGAAGGCTGCGGAAGCAGGCTTTCATATCAAAGTCAATATGGTGCTCCTGGACGGCATCAATACAGATGAAGTGCTCACACTTGCAAAATTGCTGTCATCATGGGGTGCGGAGCGCATGAATATCAATTCCGTCATCAATGTGACGGGACAAGACTTTATACATCCGGTACATCCTGTGGAAGTCCGCCGGCTACGGGAAGAGGCTTCTAAATATATCCCGCAGATGAGGACCTGTGCGCAATGCCGTGCCGACGCAGCGGGAATCCCGGGCGCAGAACTGACAACAAAGTAA
- a CDS encoding nitrogenase iron protein NifH — translation MCTSNSLQSRRLGKANMKRICIYGKGGIGKSTMVSNVAAALALNGLSVAVVGCDPKADTTRNLTPKKTDTVLDCIMRGKKQFSVRGFQDVLCIESGGPEPGTGCAGRGIVTALNKIREQDLLSGRDVVFYDVLGDVVCGGFSAPMREQVADQLYLVTTDEYMSLYAANNICKGICKYAASGEIRLSGVIRNCRSSVGELGVAETFAKAIGTRVIGTLPMDRAVSLAEIRHKTVIEAYPDAEIAGAFHSLAKEILENEDRVVPTPVTEEALESLYAACLS, via the coding sequence ATGTGTACATCTAATAGTCTACAGAGCAGACGGCTCGGAAAGGCAAACATGAAAAGAATCTGCATTTACGGAAAAGGTGGTATCGGTAAATCCACGATGGTATCCAACGTTGCCGCCGCCCTTGCATTAAACGGTCTGAGTGTTGCAGTGGTTGGCTGTGATCCGAAAGCGGATACTACCAGGAATCTGACCCCAAAAAAAACGGATACGGTACTTGACTGCATAATGCGTGGAAAAAAACAGTTCTCAGTCAGGGGATTTCAGGACGTTCTATGCATCGAGTCCGGCGGACCGGAACCGGGAACGGGATGTGCGGGCAGAGGCATTGTTACTGCACTCAATAAAATCCGCGAACAGGATCTGTTATCCGGCAGAGACGTCGTATTTTACGATGTGCTGGGCGACGTCGTCTGTGGCGGATTCAGTGCGCCGATGCGTGAACAGGTCGCGGATCAGCTGTATCTTGTAACCACCGATGAGTATATGTCCTTGTATGCCGCAAACAACATCTGCAAAGGCATCTGCAAATATGCGGCAAGTGGTGAGATACGTTTAAGCGGCGTGATCAGAAACTGTCGTTCCAGTGTCGGAGAACTGGGCGTCGCAGAGACGTTTGCAAAAGCAATCGGTACTCGCGTGATCGGTACGCTGCCGATGGATCGAGCGGTCAGTCTTGCGGAGATCCGTCACAAGACAGTGATAGAGGCATATCCTGACGCTGAAATTGCAGGAGCATTCCACAGCCTTGCAAAAGAGATTCTTGAAAATGAGGATCGCGTGGTACCGACGCCGGTCACGGAAGAGGCGTTAGAATCGTTGTATGCAGCATGCCTCAGTTGA